In Armatimonadia bacterium, the following are encoded in one genomic region:
- a CDS encoding DNA methyltransferase, with protein MDDPVHPKNALNDLPNRQWLIETKSFWLSGDDGNEAFSELAGEFVQWLRQTDAPEEVERLLGQLDDSFVYSQAPPRSALKALHPATFSERDVERLIRLFTKQGERVLDPFVGSGSALLACALAGRKGVGIELSPEWAQVARERLQTEAVSGQPQPSLELSVVEGDARSCLQEMEADSFDFVVTSPPYWSILTKKAGLKAHAERTSRGLPTQYSDSDGDLGNLEDYDQFLDELARIFGQCGRVLKPKRYMAVIVSDFRHGPRFYLYHADLAARVEALGLQLKGVTILAQNNKNLYPFGIPFAFISNIHHQYILVFQKPAPAKPKHSKQG; from the coding sequence TTGGACGACCCGGTTCACCCCAAAAACGCACTCAACGACCTGCCCAACCGCCAGTGGCTGATCGAGACCAAGAGCTTCTGGCTGAGTGGCGACGATGGGAACGAGGCATTCTCGGAGCTCGCCGGGGAGTTCGTCCAGTGGCTGCGGCAGACGGATGCGCCGGAGGAGGTCGAGCGCCTGCTCGGCCAGCTTGACGACAGCTTCGTCTACAGCCAGGCGCCGCCGCGAAGCGCACTCAAGGCTCTCCACCCGGCAACCTTCTCCGAGCGTGACGTCGAGCGCCTGATCCGGCTGTTCACCAAGCAGGGCGAGCGAGTCCTCGACCCCTTCGTCGGGAGTGGCTCGGCGCTCCTTGCCTGTGCCCTTGCCGGACGCAAGGGCGTCGGCATCGAGCTTTCCCCCGAGTGGGCGCAGGTGGCTCGGGAGCGTTTGCAGACCGAGGCCGTCTCGGGGCAACCACAGCCCTCGCTGGAGTTGTCTGTGGTGGAGGGCGATGCACGCTCGTGCCTTCAGGAGATGGAGGCCGACAGCTTCGACTTCGTGGTCACCAGTCCGCCCTACTGGAGCATTCTCACCAAGAAGGCCGGGCTCAAGGCCCATGCCGAACGGACCTCGCGCGGTCTGCCGACCCAGTACAGCGACAGCGATGGTGACTTGGGCAACCTCGAGGATTACGACCAGTTTCTCGACGAGCTGGCCCGCATCTTCGGGCAGTGTGGACGCGTGCTAAAGCCCAAACGATACATGGCGGTCATCGTGTCTGACTTCCGCCACGGACCGCGCTTCTACCTGTACCATGCCGACCTTGCTGCACGCGTGGAGGCCCTGGGTCTGCAGCTCAAGGGCGTAACCATCCTCGCGCAGAACAACAAGAACCTCTATCCCTTCGGGATCCCCTTCGCCTTCATCTCCAACATCCACCACCAGTACATCCTCGTGTTCCAGAAGCCGGCACCCGCGAAACCCAAGCACTCAAAGCAGGGCTAA